A part of Bacteroidota bacterium genomic DNA contains:
- a CDS encoding histidine--tRNA ligase — translation MQKRNYIFSVIKKNFELFGYQPLETPAMENLSTLMGKYGDEGDKLIFKILDSGNYLGNIPTDNAIEIFRTLSKEDQEKVHSVFEQEGNDVSGVEIKNLPEKYSNSIIKYITEKALRYDLTVPFARYVVMNQHNITFPFKRYQIQPVWRADKPQKGRYREFYQCDADIIGSDSLVNELDLISLIDISFSQLNIPVLLKFNNRKILTAIAEVVNEKEKIVDITVAIDKLDKIGTDGVVKELQGKGINQAAIEKLSPLFDFKGDNNDKVNTLKKFVGENETGKKGIEEIEYLLKNAKASHVKIELDITLARGLNYYTGTIFEVKANAGTFTPSILGGGRYDDLTGIFGLPNMSGVGISFGIDRIYDVMEELNLYPESVSKVSSTKLLFAHFDESNRDHCMQLASELRKNLVSCEVYPDVTKKVAKQFDYANKKSIPFVCVVGSNEMEKKRYNLKNMVSGTQEELSLDEIINKLK, via the coding sequence ATGCAGAAGAGAAATTATATTTTTTCGGTGATAAAAAAGAATTTTGAATTGTTCGGCTATCAACCTTTGGAAACACCGGCTATGGAGAATTTATCAACGTTAATGGGAAAATATGGTGACGAAGGAGATAAACTAATTTTTAAAATTCTAGACTCAGGCAATTACTTAGGTAATATTCCCACTGATAATGCCATTGAAATATTCAGAACTCTTTCAAAAGAAGATCAAGAAAAAGTACATTCTGTTTTTGAGCAAGAAGGAAATGATGTTTCTGGGGTTGAGATAAAGAATCTACCTGAAAAATATTCAAATAGCATAATTAAATACATTACAGAAAAGGCCCTTCGTTACGATTTAACAGTTCCTTTTGCGCGTTATGTGGTAATGAATCAGCACAACATTACTTTTCCGTTTAAACGTTATCAAATTCAACCGGTATGGCGCGCCGATAAACCTCAAAAAGGCCGTTACCGCGAATTTTATCAATGCGATGCGGATATTATTGGCAGCGATTCTTTAGTGAATGAATTGGATTTAATTTCTTTGATTGATATTTCATTTTCTCAGTTAAACATTCCGGTTCTTTTAAAATTCAATAACCGTAAAATTTTAACGGCGATTGCAGAAGTAGTAAATGAAAAAGAAAAAATTGTCGACATTACAGTAGCCATTGATAAGTTAGATAAAATTGGTACAGATGGTGTAGTGAAAGAATTACAAGGAAAAGGAATAAATCAAGCTGCCATTGAGAAACTGAGTCCCCTCTTCGATTTTAAAGGCGATAACAACGATAAAGTAAATACGCTTAAGAAATTTGTCGGTGAAAACGAAACCGGAAAAAAAGGAATTGAGGAAATTGAATACTTATTAAAAAATGCAAAGGCGTCTCACGTTAAGATTGAATTAGACATTACCCTTGCGCGCGGATTAAATTATTACACAGGAACTATTTTCGAAGTAAAAGCGAATGCAGGAACCTTTACACCAAGTATTTTGGGTGGTGGTCGCTATGATGATTTAACCGGTATTTTTGGCTTACCGAATATGAGCGGCGTTGGTATTTCATTTGGTATCGATCGTATTTACGATGTGATGGAAGAATTAAACTTGTATCCTGAATCAGTCAGCAAAGTTTCTTCCACCAAATTATTATTCGCACATTTTGATGAAAGTAACCGCGACCATTGCATGCAACTCGCCTCTGAATTAAGAAAAAATTTAGTGAGCTGCGAGGTGTATCCGGATGTAACCAAAAAAGTAGCCAAGCAATTTGATTATGCCAATAAAAAAAGCATTCCGTTTGTGTGTGTGGTAGGAAGCAATGAAATGGAAAAGAAACGCTACAATTTAAAAAACATGGTGAGCGGCACGCAGGAAGAATTAAGTTTAGACGAGATTATTAATAAATTGAAATAA
- the rpsO gene encoding 30S ribosomal protein S15: MYLTSEAKKQVFKKHGGSEKNTGSAESQIALFTQRIDHLTGHLKSNKKDFGTQRSLLNLVGKRRALLDYLKKTDINRYRAIIKTLDIRK, encoded by the coding sequence ATGTATCTTACATCAGAAGCAAAAAAGCAAGTGTTTAAAAAACACGGTGGAAGCGAAAAAAACACAGGAAGCGCAGAATCTCAAATCGCGTTGTTTACTCAACGTATTGATCACTTAACAGGTCATTTAAAAAGCAATAAGAAAGATTTCGGAACTCAACGTTCTCTTTTAAACTTAGTAGGTAAGCGTCGTGCTTTATTAGACTATTTAAAGAAAACTGATATCAATCGCTACCGTGCGATTATTAAAACATTAGATATCCGTAAGTAA
- a CDS encoding arginine--tRNA ligase, whose amino-acid sequence MLAHSLLNKAIQEALSKVYSISVNESEITLQKTRKEFEGDFTLVTFPYIKATKQSPEQVGEALGKFLTENNKNITKYNVVKGFLNLSLSNDFWLGFFNSESSVSNYGFKKEGTSGKTIMLEYSSPNTNKPLHLGHIRNNLLGYSVAEILKTQGHKVIKANLVNDRGVHICKSMLAWKKFGNGETPQSSGMKGDHLVGKYYVAFDKAYKKEIEELVSGGKTKEEAEKQAPLMLEVQEMLRKWEAGDKETIDLWKMMNGWVYDGFAKTYSTLGVNFDKMYYESNTYVLGKEIIQEGLAKKVFYKKDNGSVAIDLSAEGLDEKIVLRSDGTSVYITQDIGTAIERFKEFPQLNQLIYTVGNEQDYHFKVLFKILEKLGYNWAKECYHLSYGMVELPEGKMKSREGTVVDADDLLDEMFSTAEQTTKELGKVEGFSDDELKTLYHTIGSGALKYFMLKVDPKKKMLFDPKESIDFNGHTGPFIQYTYARIQSVLSKAGQIPAAADASVTLNELERELIKLMYEFPSVLEESAKAYNPSLIANYVYELTKSFNRFYHDYSILKEENEKVKQMRVMLAKQCSDIIKNGMKLLGIEVPNRM is encoded by the coding sequence ATGTTAGCGCACAGCTTATTAAATAAAGCCATTCAGGAAGCTTTAAGTAAAGTTTATTCCATTTCAGTGAATGAATCTGAAATCACACTTCAAAAAACCCGCAAGGAATTTGAAGGCGATTTTACCTTGGTTACTTTCCCCTACATAAAAGCAACTAAGCAAAGTCCGGAACAAGTTGGCGAGGCTCTCGGAAAATTCTTAACCGAAAACAATAAAAATATTACCAAATACAATGTTGTAAAAGGTTTCTTAAACTTAAGTTTGAGTAATGATTTTTGGTTAGGCTTTTTTAACTCTGAAAGTTCAGTATCCAATTATGGTTTTAAAAAAGAAGGCACCAGCGGAAAAACCATTATGCTGGAATATTCTTCTCCCAATACCAATAAGCCATTGCATCTCGGACACATCCGTAATAATCTCTTAGGTTATTCGGTGGCAGAAATTTTAAAAACACAAGGACATAAAGTAATAAAAGCCAATTTGGTGAACGACCGCGGTGTGCATATTTGCAAGAGTATGCTGGCCTGGAAAAAATTTGGTAACGGCGAAACACCACAATCAAGCGGCATGAAGGGCGATCATTTGGTGGGGAAATATTATGTTGCGTTTGACAAAGCTTATAAAAAGGAAATTGAAGAATTAGTTTCCGGCGGTAAAACAAAAGAAGAGGCCGAAAAGCAAGCTCCTTTGATGTTGGAAGTTCAGGAAATGCTCCGCAAATGGGAAGCCGGCGATAAAGAAACAATTGATTTGTGGAAGATGATGAATGGCTGGGTGTACGATGGATTTGCGAAGACCTACTCTACTCTTGGTGTGAATTTCGATAAGATGTATTACGAAAGTAATACCTACGTATTAGGAAAAGAAATCATTCAGGAAGGCTTAGCTAAAAAAGTATTTTACAAAAAAGATAACGGCAGCGTAGCCATTGATTTAAGCGCGGAAGGTTTAGACGAAAAAATTGTTTTGCGCAGCGACGGAACATCAGTGTATATTACCCAGGATATTGGAACTGCCATTGAGCGTTTTAAAGAATTCCCGCAATTAAATCAATTGATTTATACTGTAGGAAACGAACAAGATTATCACTTCAAAGTATTATTTAAAATATTAGAGAAGTTAGGCTACAACTGGGCAAAAGAATGTTATCATTTATCCTATGGTATGGTTGAATTACCCGAAGGAAAAATGAAGAGCCGTGAAGGTACGGTTGTGGATGCTGATGATTTACTGGATGAAATGTTTAGTACCGCCGAGCAAACTACCAAGGAGCTCGGAAAGGTAGAAGGTTTTTCAGATGATGAATTAAAAACTTTATACCATACCATTGGTTCCGGCGCTTTAAAATATTTTATGCTGAAAGTTGATCCGAAAAAGAAAATGCTTTTCGATCCGAAGGAGAGTATCGACTTTAACGGACATACCGGTCCGTTTATTCAGTACACTTATGCGCGTATTCAATCGGTATTATCCAAAGCTGGACAAATTCCTGCGGCAGCGGATGCAAGTGTTACGTTAAACGAATTGGAAAGAGAATTGATAAAACTGATGTACGAATTCCCTTCTGTATTGGAAGAAAGTGCTAAAGCTTATAATCCTTCTTTAATCGCTAATTATGTATACGAATTAACCAAAAGCTTCAATCGTTTTTATCATGATTACAGTATTTTGAAAGAAGAAAATGAAAAGGTAAAGCAAATGCGTGTCATGTTAGCGAAACAATGTTCAGACATAATCAAAAACGGAATGAAATTATTGGGAATTGAAGTACCAAACAGAATGTAA